In Rhizoctonia solani chromosome 6, complete sequence, the sequence CTAGttgtatggccttaagcgcctgttccattagcaagtacccaccttacagtggtgtacaacagagccctattattcctctgctgacaacccatgattacacctgctaccccccaaatttgggcttgggccagcatgcaaccacttgtactggtcatgtgaccatgtccaggacagggGGTCATGGAAGAGCTTGGGTGCATCTGCAAGGATAAAACCCAATGTTACACCTTGGGTAACAGAGTGTGTGATGAGACAACCAGCACATTGGATGTTTGAGAGAAGCTGCACAATGTTTTTGAGCACTTGGGGATATTTGTCCTGTACATAATGTTAGTCAGATATGTgacatatatgcgtgttaTTTACATACTAGTTGTGCTGGCCAACCAAGTTTTGAGCCCTTGCTGCCAACATGCAGTGGTTTGACCTTCTTTTTTGACTCTGCAGCATGTGCAACACAATCCATCACTTTGTTGGTCCACCCGGAATGATTGTCCTTAATCCAGTGAAAAACTGTACCACGTTGAAGCGCCTGGAATAATGTGCCATTGGGTCCAAGCTTGAGCTCCTTGACAATCAGCTCTGGGTGCAAAAATTCACAGAGGGCTGCTGCGCGTTCAATCATAGCAAATTGAGTTGGCCCAAAGTAGTTTGTTGGCGATGCACGTCGCTTTTTTGAGTTCTCAGCATTGGTTGTTGGTAACTTTTCACAAACAAGCTTCATAACCTAGGGAACGTGAGCGATTTATGATTTAAAAGTGAGCTGGAAATCTTACCTTGATTCGATGAAGTGTTACCGGATTACGAAGGCCTTGTGAGGCTTCGGCCAAAGCAACGTTATGCTGGTGCTTTCGCTGTCGCTCTGCTGCCCCCTGGCGCTTGTGTTGCCGCTTTTGGTTGCTTTTCGACAAATCTTGGGCTTGTTTCCACTGACAATTGTGTTGAATTTGCTCGATCCCACGTTCGTCTTGCTCCTTGATCTGTTCGGGGGGTGGCTTTTGAGAAGTAGGAAATAATCAGCGTCATTAAGTATACTAGGTGTTAAGATAGAAGATTAGATGCGAGCGAGAATAGCTGGAATGAGTGTAGGTAGATAGAAAAAACAGAAAGGAGTGACAGTCGAGTGAGAATGCAGCAGAGGAAAGAAGTAAATTTAGCTATTTATGTACATATGGCGAGACCCGGAGACGTAAATTGGGTGTCATCGACCCCCAATAGCTGGTTGTTCAGATCTACGCAGTCACAATGAAAAACCGCTTCGTTGTTCGTCCAAAACCCAAATTTTGCGTCACGCGGCGCAGGCGCCGCGTTGTTCGATTTATGACGACTACAGTAACCCAAAGACTGAAATCTGAATGAGACTGAATGAATGTAATCTTTCTTTTACGTGTATCTTCGCTTGCCTGattaagggggagtgtagaaatatcatgtatattgtagtaaatacaagaagaATCTGGAATGTACTGGAATATgcatgtaatcgagtcaagcgacgatgcctagtcatatactagatgactcgactataatgtaaaggtataaatacggGTGCACTCGACCGTATAATACCCCACctctcttttctttctctcgattcacactactgtctttactatcgttttgtattcatataattctatttacaagattattctttctacaatatatgcagatCATCGGCATCGGCGTAGTTGCGAATAGGTGTAGGGTCCAATGTTTGGTTATCGAGGGGAGGTCCTTTGAAACGTACCCTTGCGGCGCTGATCGCACTAAAAGGACGTTCGAAGGACGTCCTCTAAACGACTCAATTGACTCTGACTTGCGTGCGGACAGTTGACTCGGAAGCTGTGCTCAGGAAATAAAGTGAGCGCTAGCATGTTAGCGCTAGTAACGCGCTCTTGACATTCTAGGTAAAGCGTTAGACTAATGTCAGTTGAAAGGCACGAGCGCCCAACGGACAACTTATAATGCACTACTACAGTCTAGACCACCCCATCCACAATGGATGTTCTCTTACCTCGTCATCGATGTATAGGTAACCAACGAAGTTCAAGTCTTCCAGTAGAGCTCTACACTCCAGACATCCTCGAGAACCCCGCCGAGAAAACAGTACGTGTATGTCTTCTCGATAGGCATCGATTCCGTATCTCATATGAAGTCAATGAAATGTTTTTAACAGTCGCTCGGTGGGCACCCACAATCTCCAACTCACTGCCAGTGCCCCGGAGAGAAGATAAAACACTCCGGACAATCAAAAAGGGAAGATGTAAATACCAAGGTGAATCCAATGTGCCCATACCCCAGAGTTATGCGTGAGAAAACTGAAAACAATCGTTACCACACTTTTGTCCGATAGTCGCATTTGCACGATGAGTGGTCATATCTGAGACCCGACGAACGTGGCGCAGAGTTGGGCAGGGAGGCGAGGGTTTGGAAGGTCTACGTGGGGGAGACTGAAAAATGGGATAAGGAGATGATTGAAGGATGGGAAAAGTGAGTGAGGAACCTTCGTACAGGCGATGTATGTTACTGAAACCTCTGCTAAAAGGTCCATGGATGCACTATTAGGTAAGCGTacggtatcaattcttcgtTGAGCTGACCGCACTAACTAAAGGGGTTGGCAGTTTTTGTAAGCATCTGTTCTAACACCGCTCATCTGATACAATGAGCTTACGGACATCTTCGAATCATCGTGATAGGCGGCATTATTCTCGGCTGTAACAGCTGCGTGAGTGCTGTTTAACTACGGTGAAGAAGCACCTCCATGTCATGCTAAAAAAGGACTTCTTTAGTTTTTTGATCGAAAGCTCGGGTATGCTCAAGCAAGATCCCAACGACATCTCTGCGGCGGCTTTACTTATTATTTCTCAAGCCGCGATAGCCATTGCTACCAACAACGCCTCTGTTAAAGAGCCCACCTTACCCAAGCAAGGTATTATATGGCCATCCGATTTCGCCCCTTCCCAAAGCGCTATCATAATCAATACCTTATGGTACACGTCCCTCACCCTCAGCATCGCAACTGCGTTCATGGCTATGCTCGCCAAGGACTGGTGCTATTCGTTTGGAGCCAAGCGCACAGGACACCCCTTTGACCAGGCACACCGGCGACAACGCAAATGGGAACTAATCGAACGCTGGAAAATGCAAGAGTTGATTCAAGCTCTTCCCTTCATGATACATCTATCGTTATGTAGGTTTGTTTTAACATTATAGAATTGGTACCTTCTCACTTACAGGGGAATAACACAGTGTTGTTCTCTGTAGGCTTATGCGTCTACCTTTGGGATCTAAACCATACTGTTGCGATCCCTATTGTGTGCATTGCTGGGGCGTTTTTAGCCTTTTATCTCTGGTCCAGCTTAATTGCGAGTATTGAGGAATTTTTCCCATATACTACTATTGTCTCCCGGATTCTGCGTTCCGGCAGCCTTCTATCACTCTACCCGCCTATTCGTAAAATTTTATCCCAGGTCACATTTGCATTAGCTCAGCTCTACGTTTGGGCTATTTACCTTTACTTGGCCCTTGCATACATCCCAGCTGGGATAATAACTGCAGTATTTGCTCTTCTGATGGCTCTAGATAAGTATTCGTTACGCATTTTCATCAAATCACCCGGCGTACTCTCTAGCCTTATCGAATCATTCTGGTCTACTGCTGCCTTTTTACCGGTTTTGCCGTGGTACTTTGTTGGTGCTTTGTGCTCCCCTATCCACTCTGGGATCAGCCATGCGCTAAAAAGGCTTCAACTAACTCAAGATCTTACAACAAGCCTCGCGCTCAGTTGGCTCATAAAGCATTGCGAGTCCCCGAGTGCGGTTGATATAGCACTTCAAGCAATTGCCGGAGCGGGCCAGGGGTTCCCAAAGGAACCATTGCTATCATGCCAGGCGATTGTGAAAATTATGCAACTCGTTGTTTCGCATGATTCTTCCTATGAAGACGACGCTCGTAACGATCGCTACATCCGAGGTCTCAAGTTTTTGGGCTTCAATTCTTCGTTGATATCAGTGGACAAAAAGTATAAGCCCGAAGAAGATATTAAAGTGATGGTTTGGGATCTCAAGGCCAAGCGTGAGCGGTGCGAATTCTTCTGATTCAACGGTCTCAATAAGCTCTGACCAATCAAGTGTTGTTCGAAAATAGAAAGATTGCTGACTTTATTAAGGACGGGAGCTTTGTTCCAAGCGATAACAACTTTCAAGCAATAAAGATTGGCAATTCTGTCGCGCCCCGGTGTCTCGATTTATTGACAGGAGAGACCGAAACTACCGCCAAGACTCTTGGCGCAATTACTCAACTACTTTCTGGTCATCTTGTGTCCAAGACTGAAAGACTTCACCCTGCTGCGCTGCATTCTCTTGCCAAGGCAGCGGCGCTATATGCATCTCTGTTGACTTCTCCCAAAATACCCCCTAATCTGGTTAATTTGTGTATGGCTTATTGCGAAGAGCTGGCCCATGGATACTATTATGGGGACTCTACGTGCGACTTTGGAACCGGAGTCATGTTCATCTTATGCGTTTTATTACACGGGAATTCTAGTATTGGGAAACATCGCCCGACGGGGCTGCTCTCAAAGCTTGAACATCGAGCCTGCTCATCGCGAGCGATTCATATGCTGTTGGACACGTACACCGAAGATGAGAAACTTCAGCAAGAGATATTTTGGGTGGCCTGCTTTGAGATTCTATCCAATGCTTCGATATATGGCCTAGAAAAAGGTGCCAACGATTGGGAAACTCTCGAATATTGGTGCACCCAACGTGCCACTGAATCCTTGACCCGGCTATCCCCTCCACTTTCTCAAACGTATACATGGGACAACGATGAACGGATGATCAAAATTTCACGCAAACGATTTGTTGACGCGACTACCCAGGTCTATGGTCTTATCATCGTATCGCGCCCGTTAGCCCGACCCCCCCATCTTCCTGACTCAATATACACCATATTGACGGTTATCGCCTGCAGTAGCTCGCCTGGAACCTGGGAGTTTCAAGAATGCAACAAATTGCTTGCACAATCTCAGCTACCAAAACTAAGCAAAGGTCTTGTCGATAATATATGCGCGCAAAATATCGCCCACTTGTATACCGAACCCTTGTGTATGACGCCGCTATCAATATTTGTGGATGCCTACGCTCGGAATCCTCAGTCGGACGCCCAGCGACATTTTTCAGCCATCCAACTTTGGCTACTATTCCGCCTCGCAGAGCAAGTGTCTTTGATTAACAGTGAGGAGAAGCGTTTGCGATTGAGAAGAAACCTTGGAGCCATGATCCGGACCATTCCAGAGCTTCGAAACAAAAGTCTTGATCGAGTTCAAGAGGAAATCGAAACATTGATAATCGAAAACTATAGAAGAGACCATTCAGCAAATGGCGCAGTAGTAAATAAGAACAATAGTCCACAATCCATTTGGGATCGTATCACTTTCCGCTTAAAGGTGATTACTCTTTACTACATATGATCTCTGATGTTTACTATGTTCGTATAGGCATGGCGCCTGAATACCAGTACAGGGAGTACACTGTTACAGATTGGCAACTGCCATAATTTAGAAGAAAACGGTCTCCCAGTGGACACAGAAGCTCGTATACTGGCAGTAAAATACCAAAGAGAGTATACGTTGCGGATCATCAAGCTAATTCTCGAGATACGCGGAGTACAAGGAAATCAAGATCTAATACCACTGATGGAAGAGGACTGCAAAGGGCTTTCCGCTGGCGTTAGAATGCGCCTCAACCTATCGGGCTTGAAGCTCGGGCCACCAGTTCAATCCAGAGACAAACCTGGTCCAGAAACAACACCCGTGGTGGAACCACTGCCAGTGTCTGATGAACCTGGATATGTGGCAGTTGAAGTACATAAATTACCTAATCCGTCCCACTCGGAGAATTACAGCTGTGATATGGGCTTGCATAGATTGTTTTACGGGTCCTCCGAGGCCCTGTAATACAGACACGCTTCAAGAATTACATATTTAGTAGCCATATGCGCAATGCATAATGTATATATACCACTATAGATATCCTATCCAGATCTGTGCTGTTGATTCAAGAGCTCACTATATGTTAACTTTAAGTTAGAAATCTGAAAGTGAGCCCGATTTCCAAAGTCTTTACCGCTGGTTGCACACCGATAGACCGCTGCACGGCGACGCCTTTAGGGTCTGGTTTAGGGCAGTAATGATGCTTATGTAACCACTGGTCGCGCGCAATCACTGATCATGTATGCGAAATTTTATATTGTCCGCCATCCTACACTGGCAAATTGGTCGCGATCTAGTAGTCTTAGTATTTCACAAAAGTGAGCGGACATCGCTTCATCAAATAAACAAACCTACCAGTGTTAGTGAATGATTTACCCAACGACGGGCAGCTTTGAATCGGACTACCAGGGGCGTTTGAGTTAGGGGGCACACGGGGGTATGCGCCCCAGTCGCATGTATATAGAACGTACCCGCATACGCAGAGATTCATCCTTTCCGCCGCTACACATCCCCATATCCAGTGCCATGCTCTTTATGCGATGACTCTGGCTCTTCAGTCAAGGCCAAGAGTATCACCTAGGTCACGCCCAAGGCCCTCGAAAACCTGAGACTTCTTCTGCATATAATGACTGTTGTATGCTCGGAGCCCTTGGTGTCAACCCGTCGTATCCCAATCGCTGATACATTGTCACATTCCTGGTGGTGTAATAACGATGCCTCCAGACGGCTTACAACAATCTGCAACTGGGCCTTGGGCCGGCACGTGATGAACAAAGACGAGAAGAGATGCATACATGACAAGGGGAAAAAAGATGCGCGTACGATCCAGACCGGCAGACGCATGGGGGTGGGAGCCGGAGAGGCGGTACGCCGAACCGGGGTGCCACCGGGGCCGAGCCACCAagcgagctgggtgggcggccgaACCGGATCGTATGCGTGTAGAGAAGGCGCGGGCGGGTGGGAACATACAAAGAGAAAAAGCGGGGAAGACGGACTGGATAAGCTCTGCAGCGAGCACGTTGTGCTCGCCGAACGTAGAATGGAAGAGGCAGGGCGAACGgcgtaagcgccgagagCAGGGTGCAACAAACAGGGCACAAACATGAGGGCTATTACAGTAGTAAGGGCAACACGCAACGGCCTGGTCGGcccagtataagttttgcgTCCTTCACAAGCTCCGTCGCAAAACTATACTTACATCGGGCTAATACAAACATTCTGCAGGCAGTACAAGTCAGAGAGAGCAAGTGAGGTTTATACTTGACATAAGGATAATGACACGCGCATGTAGAGAGTGAATGGCGGCCCTGAGTATCACTTAGATTTCATCTGGGGGACAACCAAAATGCTGGAAGATCACTGCTTAGTAATTAATTTAACCCTAACTTTGTCCCTATGCTCCCCACTGTAAACGGTCTATCGATACGCAACCAGCTGTAAAGCAAAGGTCGTAAGAATAGACTATGCCATCTTCCGCTGGGTTCGGAAATAGCTCCCGTGCAATTGTTGAGGTAGTTCATTGAGTCCTAATCCGGATGCCGAATCCGCCTCATATCAGTCACTTGTCATGCAGTCAGCTACTGGAGTTTATAGTGAATGTATGGTCACCAAAAAGTAGCCGCGTCCGTGAAAGAGTCTAATTATCAGGCAAAACAAGTAGTATTCATCGATCCGCCGTCTTCTGACATCGATACGTGTACAAGTAACCATTCCCGCGGTCTCACATGATGAAGTGATGCGGCGAAGAGTCCGCTCAATTATAAACTTATACCCAACGCAATGGAAAGGTCTGAGGCTGGTATACACGATCCGAGTCTCAACAGCATTCATTTGACATCTGTTGGTATACACCAACAATTGAATAAGTCCTCCATACAAATCAAAAAGGAGGAAAATTTGTCTAGAGAATGGTTCTACAAGTTCACGCGACACCTTTCAGTTCCCAATCCCCTAGATGTTTGATATGTAAATTGCTGTTGGAGATCTTTGTGTTGAGAGCCAAAATGACGCGGTGTTTATTACCAGATGAACTGCTTGTATGTACGATTGATCAAACCAGACGTCTGCTTGAGCAATTTTCATGCCCCCACCAACCAATTGTAGACTTTGGGCCATTTCTATCGATGAGGAACAGCCTGTTTACCTATTTTTTTATATATCACCGGTGAAATGGTATCTCATTTCAGTCCATAAGCTCCAGTGGCTAAACGCTCAATGGGTGGCTGGCATATGGCGGAATCGGCATCCCAGTCAGAACTTTACAAAAGAGATGTGCAATCACTCGGACATGGTTTTACCAACTATATACGTGACATCCTGGACAGGTCATTCATGATGAACAATGCATGAACGATGTAAGATGTAAGACTGTAGAGTCATGCTTGAGCTCTCGAAAACGCAGACACGGTGGTTCGCTGCATCGTTTTGCGTGGCACGTGTTCCCAATCCGTGCTATCGAAGAGGATTTTGTTCGTAACATGTCTCACGTAATTAGGGGCAAAAGCATCTAGGGATCAAGAGTACCTAGGTCATGCCACTAACAGGGAGCTATGACTTACAAAAATACCCTAACGTTTAGGCGCATGCTACTTATCCGCTAACTTGACTTATGGGAGTGATGCTCTCGTGTTGCGATGTCAGCATCATGGCTCGAGCGATACATGCATCCATACAACGTGTTCGCTTTTGCATCTAGTATATGGGGCCAGCGAGAAATCCCCTACGAGTCTCAGTTTGCTAGATTAATATTATGATCGAGACTAAGGTATGTAGTATGTTATAGTCAGGCCGGAAATTTATTTGAATTTGTCCCCAAAACACCTGCGTTCTCGATGCTATACATACGTTCCGTATCTCAGTCAAATTCACTTCATTTAATGGACGCATATATTACATGTGAACGGCGCATAGCTGCTTCAGAGTTT encodes:
- a CDS encoding Hybrid signal transduction histidine kinase, producing the protein MDVLLPRHRCIGNQRSSSLPVELYTPDILENPAEKTSLGGHPQSPTHCQCPGEKIKHSGQSKREDVNTKSHLHDEWSYLRPDERGAELGREARVWKVYVGETEKWDKEMIEGWEKSMDALLVFAALFSAVTAAFLIESSGMLKQDPNDISAAALLIISQAAIAIATNNASVKEPTLPKQGIIWPSDFAPSQSAIIINTLWYTSLTLSIATAFMAMLAKDWCYSFGAKRTGHPFDQAHRRQRKWELIERWKMQELIQALPFMIHLSLCLCVYLWDLNHTVAIPIVCIAGAFLAFYLWSSLIASIEEFFPYTTIVSRILRSGSLLSLYPPIRKILSQVTFALAQLYVWAIYLYLALAYIPAGIITAVFALLMALDKYSLRIFIKSPGVLSSLIESFWSTAAFLPVLPWYFVGALCSPIHSGISHALKRLQLTQDLTTSLALSWLIKHCESPSAVDIALQAIAGAGQGFPKEPLLSCQAIVKIMQLVVSHDSSYEDDARNDRYIRGLKFLGFNSSLISVDKKYKPEEDIKVMVWDLKAKRERKIADFIKDGSFVPSDNNFQAIKIGNSVAPRCLDLLTGETETTAKTLGAITQLLSGHLVSKTERLHPAALHSLAKAAALYASLLTSPKIPPNLVNLCMAYCEELAHGYYYGDSTCDFGTGVMFILCVLLHGNSSIGKHRPTGLLSKLEHRACSSRAIHMLLDTYTEDEKLQQEIFWVACFEILSNASIYGLEKGANDWETLEYWCTQRATESLTRLSPPLSQTYTWDNDERMIKISRKRFVDATTQVYGLIIVSRPLARPPHLPDSIYTILTVIACSSSPGTWEFQECNKLLAQSQLPKLSKGLVDNICAQNIAHLYTEPLCMTPLSIFVDAYARNPQSDAQRHFSAIQLWLLFRLAEQVSLINSEEKRLRLRRNLGAMIRTIPELRNKSLDRVQEEIETLIIENYRRDHSANGAVVNKNNSPQSIWDRITFRLKAWRLNTSTGSTLLQIGNCHNLEENGLPVDTEARILAVKYQREYTLRIIKLILEIRGVQGNQDLIPLMEEDCKGLSAGVRMRLNLSGLKLGPPVQSRDKPGPETTPVVEPLPVSDEPGYVAVEVHKLPNPSHSENYSCDMGLHRLFYGSSEAL
- a CDS encoding DDE superfamily endonuclease translates to MTPNLRLRVSPYPPPEQIKEQDERGIEQIQHNCQWKQAQDLSKSNQKRQHKRQGAAERQRKHQHNVALAEASQGLRNPVTLHRIKVMKLVCEKLPTTNAENSKKRRASPTNYFGPTQFAMIERAAALCEFLHPELIVKELKLGPNGTLFQALQRGTVFHWIKDNHSGWTNKVMDCVAHAAESKKKVKPLHVGSKGSKLGWPAQLDKYPQVLKNIVQLLSNIQCAGCLITHSVTQGVTLGFILADAPKLFHDPLSWTWSHDQATYYYQLLYNIPPKLIINTNQTGVSYLGTGTKTWELQGSSQVSGVGKEEKQQFMLMAAVTAAGQILPYQAIYKGQTAVSLPSVQADLLCEAYKFVFTPGGNKHWSTLDAMMIWVLKALVPFIEHEWHHLKQLHLQKAILLLDCWAVHQEEPFQKWLQSSFPWLILLYVPGGCTSVAQPCNMGVNWPLKHQIKLLCIEWLAETTKKQLCQGVKPKNIVMDSTPATLCNASIG